The Mesorhizobium sp. B1-1-8 genome contains a region encoding:
- a CDS encoding 2-hydroxyacid dehydrogenase translates to MEKGKILLAVTGFHPQRWRELLSAEREVVLEPDGASDPSITYAVVWKQRPNLLSSLPNLRVIFSIGAGVDHIFADPGLPDVPIVKIVADNLTQYMTEYVVWRVLDHHRQGMLYRAQQLKKTWHEPQQRPAGDISVGIMGLGNLGRAAASVLLSLGFPVNGWSRTERPMQGVSTYSGEAGLIPFLNATDILVVLLPLTPETQGIVNYGVLKELRKRNGLGGAVLINAGRGRLQKDADILRALDDGTLKEASLDVFEVEPLPKTSPLWAHPKVFVTPHAAATSDPVHLVPIMLRQMDAFERGEKLDNLVDRKAGY, encoded by the coding sequence ATGGAAAAAGGCAAAATCCTGCTTGCCGTCACCGGCTTTCACCCGCAGCGCTGGCGCGAGTTGCTGTCGGCCGAGCGTGAGGTGGTGCTGGAGCCGGACGGCGCCAGCGATCCTTCGATCACCTATGCGGTGGTGTGGAAGCAGCGGCCCAACTTGCTTTCGTCGTTGCCCAATCTGCGCGTTATCTTCTCGATCGGCGCCGGCGTCGACCATATCTTCGCCGATCCCGGCCTGCCCGACGTGCCGATCGTCAAGATCGTCGCCGACAACCTCACCCAGTACATGACGGAATATGTGGTCTGGCGGGTGCTCGACCACCATCGCCAGGGCATGCTCTACCGGGCGCAGCAGCTGAAGAAGACCTGGCACGAGCCGCAGCAGCGGCCGGCCGGCGACATTTCGGTCGGCATAATGGGACTGGGCAATCTCGGCCGCGCGGCGGCCTCGGTGCTTCTGTCGCTCGGCTTTCCGGTCAATGGCTGGTCGCGCACGGAGCGGCCGATGCAGGGCGTTTCCACCTATTCAGGGGAGGCCGGGCTGATCCCGTTCCTCAACGCCACCGACATCCTGGTGGTGCTTTTGCCGCTCACCCCCGAGACGCAAGGCATCGTCAATTACGGCGTTCTGAAGGAGCTGAGAAAGCGCAACGGACTCGGCGGCGCGGTGCTGATCAATGCCGGACGCGGCCGGCTGCAGAAGGACGCCGACATCTTGCGGGCATTGGACGACGGCACGCTGAAGGAGGCGAGCCTCGACGTGTTCGAGGTCGAGCCTTTGCCGAAGACCAGCCCGCTTTGGGCCCATCCGAAGGTATTCGTGACGCCGCACGCGGCGGCGACGTCCGATCCCGTCCACCTGGTTCCGATCATGCTGCGCCAGATGGACGCTTTCGAGCGGGGCGAGAAGCTCGACAATCTGGTGGACCGCAAGGCGGGGTATTGA
- a CDS encoding methyltransferase domain-containing protein: protein MKPLQASSGDLNADRRADFAEMLFASGEPAQTAELLLGALELAPQWAAGWFRLGEVQEAAGLLEQAAQAWTMALKLEPADRLGAALKLQLIGKAPAGTAPPSAFVETLFDHYADEFEESLVGRLGYRLPEFLARAIRAARSGRFRLALDLGCGTGLMGERLRPFVDRLEGYDISASMLSKARAKGIYDLLVKADLQHFSHDGLKADLAVAADVFIYVGALERIVGAVAGVLDDGGLFAFSVETLVGAEDFVLRPSRRYAHAEAYVRRVLAAGGFSMLSMQDTAIRYDHDEPVDGLAVLAGRAPR, encoded by the coding sequence ATGAAACCGCTTCAGGCTTCGTCCGGCGACCTGAACGCCGACCGTCGCGCCGATTTCGCCGAGATGCTCTTCGCCTCCGGCGAGCCCGCGCAGACGGCCGAACTGCTGCTCGGCGCGCTGGAACTTGCGCCGCAATGGGCGGCGGGCTGGTTTCGGCTGGGCGAGGTGCAGGAGGCCGCCGGCTTGCTCGAACAGGCCGCCCAGGCCTGGACGATGGCCCTGAAGCTGGAGCCGGCGGATCGGCTGGGCGCTGCGCTGAAGCTGCAATTGATCGGCAAGGCACCGGCCGGCACGGCGCCACCCAGCGCCTTCGTCGAGACCCTGTTCGATCATTATGCCGACGAATTCGAGGAGTCGCTTGTCGGCAGGCTTGGCTACCGCCTGCCGGAATTCCTTGCGCGCGCCATCCGCGCTGCAAGGTCGGGCCGATTTCGGCTGGCTCTCGACCTCGGCTGCGGCACCGGCCTGATGGGCGAAAGACTGCGGCCATTCGTCGACCGGCTGGAAGGCTACGATATCTCGGCCAGCATGCTCAGCAAAGCGCGCGCCAAAGGCATATACGACCTGCTGGTCAAGGCCGACCTGCAGCATTTTTCCCATGACGGCTTGAAGGCCGATCTGGCGGTGGCGGCCGATGTGTTCATCTATGTCGGCGCGCTCGAACGCATCGTCGGGGCGGTTGCCGGCGTGTTGGACGACGGTGGCCTGTTCGCGTTTTCGGTTGAGACGCTTGTCGGCGCCGAGGATTTTGTGCTGCGTCCGTCGCGCCGCTATGCCCATGCCGAGGCCTATGTGCGGCGCGTTCTGGCCGCCGGCGGATTTTCAATGCTGTCGATGCAAGACACGGCCATCCGGTACGACCACGATGAGCCCGTCGATGGTTTGGCGGTGTTGGCCGGCCGGGCGCCGCGATGA
- a CDS encoding ligase-associated DNA damage response exonuclease, whose protein sequence is MRASDLLKPRPEGLYCPPGDFFIDPVRPVGRALITHGHSDHARSGHRSVLATQETLDIMGLRHGEDFAGSTQAATLGETIDLNGVSVIFHPAGHVLGSAQIAVEHRGMRIVASGDYKRQQDATCLPFEPIHCDVFITEATFGLPVFRHPPDSEEIARLLKSAAQFPERSHLIGAYALGKAQRVMRLLRDAGFDGPIYIHGALAKLSEYYQGQGIDLGRLEPATVESGGKADFAGAIVIGPPAAFADRWARRFPDPISCFASGWMRIRQRAKQGGVELPLIISDHADWDELIATIKETGAEEIWVTHGREEALVRWCELEGIAARPLHLVGYEDEGD, encoded by the coding sequence ATGCGTGCCAGCGACCTGCTCAAGCCCCGGCCGGAGGGCCTTTACTGCCCGCCCGGTGATTTCTTCATCGACCCGGTGCGGCCGGTAGGCCGCGCATTGATCACGCACGGCCATTCCGACCACGCCCGCTCCGGCCACCGCTCGGTTCTGGCCACGCAAGAGACGCTCGACATCATGGGGCTGCGCCATGGCGAGGATTTTGCCGGATCGACGCAGGCCGCTACCCTCGGCGAGACGATCGACCTCAACGGCGTCTCGGTCATTTTCCATCCGGCCGGCCACGTGTTGGGCTCGGCGCAGATCGCCGTCGAGCACCGCGGCATGCGCATTGTTGCCTCCGGCGACTACAAGCGCCAGCAGGACGCCACCTGCCTGCCTTTCGAGCCCATCCATTGCGACGTCTTCATCACCGAGGCAACCTTCGGTCTGCCGGTGTTCCGGCATCCGCCGGACAGCGAGGAGATCGCGCGGCTGCTGAAATCGGCGGCGCAGTTTCCCGAACGCTCGCATCTGATCGGCGCCTATGCGCTCGGCAAGGCGCAGCGCGTCATGCGGCTCTTACGCGACGCCGGCTTTGATGGACCGATCTATATCCACGGCGCGCTGGCCAAGCTCAGCGAATACTATCAGGGCCAAGGGATCGACCTCGGCAGGCTTGAACCGGCGACCGTCGAAAGCGGCGGCAAGGCCGATTTTGCCGGCGCCATCGTCATCGGCCCGCCGGCCGCCTTCGCCGATCGCTGGGCGCGGCGCTTTCCCGATCCGATCTCATGCTTCGCATCGGGATGGATGCGCATCCGCCAGCGCGCCAAGCAAGGCGGCGTCGAGCTGCCGCTGATCATTTCCGATCATGCCGACTGGGACGAACTGATCGCCACGATCAAGGAGACGGGCGCGGAAGAAATCTGGGTCACGCATGGCCGCGAGGAAGCGCTGGTGCGCTGGTGCGAGCTGGAGGGCATTGCGGCGAGGCCGCTGCATCTGGTCGGCTATGAGGACGAGGGTGATTAA
- a CDS encoding cisplatin damage response ATP-dependent DNA ligase: MNRFAELLDRLVLTPSRNGKLTLITDYFRAVEDPDRGLALAAITGDLSIAAVKPAMLRALVVERMDPVLFGYSYDYVGDLAETVSLVWPQPAGYISNHAPTLAEVVGKLQAASRSDGPKVLAGLLDSASISARFAIIKLVTGGLRIGVSARLAKQALANLGKVDVTEIEELWHGLTPPYTSLFAWLEGRAEKPKSTALALFRPVMLSNAIDDGDLEKLNPADYAAEWKWDGIRVQAVCEGGIRRLYSRTGDDVSGAFPDLAAAMDFSGALDGELLVGDPRVATGTFSDLQQRLNRKSVSPKIQQQYPAFMRCYDALLIGDEDLRALPFTERRARLEAFVGTLDPSRFDLSPLVEFPGWEALERLRQAPPHPIIEGVMLKRWDSPYLAGRPKGPWFKWKRDPHTVDAVLMYAQRGHGKRSSFYSDYTFGVWSGPDGAEELVPVGKAYFGFTDEELRQIDKYVRDNTIERFGPVRSVRADRKNGLVLEVAFEGLNRSTRHKSGVAMRFPRISRLRWDKPAAEADRIETLQALLDEA; the protein is encoded by the coding sequence TTGAACCGCTTCGCCGAACTTCTCGACCGGCTGGTGCTGACGCCGTCGCGCAACGGCAAGCTGACGCTCATCACCGACTATTTCCGCGCCGTCGAGGACCCAGACCGCGGACTGGCGCTGGCGGCGATCACCGGCGACCTGTCGATCGCGGCGGTCAAGCCGGCGATGCTGCGCGCGCTGGTGGTCGAGCGCATGGACCCGGTGCTGTTCGGCTATTCCTACGACTATGTCGGCGACCTCGCCGAGACCGTGTCGCTGGTCTGGCCGCAGCCGGCCGGGTACATCTCCAACCATGCGCCGACGCTGGCCGAGGTGGTCGGCAAGCTGCAGGCGGCAAGCCGTTCCGACGGACCGAAGGTTCTCGCCGGCCTGCTCGACAGCGCCAGCATCTCGGCACGGTTCGCCATCATCAAGCTGGTCACCGGCGGCCTGCGCATCGGGGTCTCGGCGCGGCTCGCCAAGCAGGCGCTGGCCAATCTCGGCAAGGTCGACGTCACCGAGATAGAGGAACTCTGGCACGGGCTGACGCCACCCTACACCAGCCTGTTCGCCTGGCTCGAGGGCCGCGCCGAGAAGCCGAAAAGTACGGCGCTGGCGCTGTTCCGGCCGGTGATGCTCTCCAACGCCATCGACGACGGAGACCTCGAAAAACTCAATCCGGCCGACTACGCCGCCGAGTGGAAATGGGACGGCATCCGCGTGCAGGCGGTGTGCGAAGGCGGCATTCGCCGGCTCTATTCGCGCACCGGCGACGATGTCTCCGGCGCTTTTCCGGATCTCGCCGCCGCGATGGATTTTTCCGGAGCTCTCGACGGCGAGCTTCTGGTCGGCGATCCACGCGTGGCGACGGGTACCTTCTCGGACCTGCAGCAGCGGCTGAACCGCAAGAGCGTGTCGCCGAAAATCCAGCAGCAATACCCGGCCTTCATGCGCTGCTACGATGCGCTGCTGATCGGCGACGAGGATTTACGCGCGCTGCCCTTCACCGAACGCCGCGCCCGGCTCGAGGCTTTCGTCGGAACACTCGATCCCAGCCGCTTCGATCTCTCGCCGCTGGTCGAATTCCCTGGCTGGGAGGCGCTGGAGCGGCTGCGTCAGGCGCCGCCGCATCCGATCATCGAAGGGGTGATGCTGAAGCGCTGGGATTCGCCCTATCTCGCCGGCCGGCCGAAAGGTCCGTGGTTCAAGTGGAAGCGCGATCCGCACACGGTCGACGCGGTGCTGATGTATGCGCAGCGCGGCCACGGCAAGCGCTCCAGCTTCTATTCCGATTACACTTTCGGCGTCTGGTCGGGACCTGACGGCGCCGAAGAGCTTGTGCCGGTCGGCAAGGCCTATTTCGGCTTTACCGACGAGGAGCTGAGGCAGATCGACAAATATGTCCGCGACAACACCATCGAGCGCTTCGGGCCGGTGCGCTCGGTGCGCGCCGACCGCAAGAACGGGCTGGTGCTGGAGGTGGCCTTCGAAGGCCTTAACCGCTCGACGCGGCACAAATCGGGTGTCGCCATGCGCTTTCCACGCATTTCGCGGCTGCGCTGGGACAAGCCGGCGGCGGAAGCCGACCGCATCGAGACGCTGCAGGCGCTGCTGGACGAGGCTTAG
- a CDS encoding YybH family protein — MNTVHPKEVEEVRGLIERWAEAVRRKDMDGILRHHAADFVMFDVPPPLQSRGIEAYRDTWPLFFGASPPTPVFDIVDLKITAGADVAFAIALMRCVEAKATGPSDLDFRLTICFEKVDGQWTFMHEHHSVPATD; from the coding sequence ATGAACACCGTGCACCCGAAAGAAGTCGAGGAAGTTCGCGGCCTGATCGAACGCTGGGCCGAGGCCGTGCGCCGCAAGGACATGGATGGAATTCTGCGTCATCACGCGGCGGATTTCGTCATGTTCGACGTGCCGCCGCCGCTGCAATCGAGAGGCATCGAGGCCTATCGTGACACCTGGCCTCTGTTCTTTGGCGCTTCGCCGCCGACGCCTGTGTTCGACATCGTCGATCTCAAAATCACCGCGGGCGCCGATGTGGCATTTGCGATCGCGCTGATGCGCTGCGTCGAGGCAAAGGCGACCGGACCCAGCGACCTCGATTTCCGGCTGACCATCTGTTTCGAGAAGGTCGACGGCCAGTGGACCTTCATGCATGAGCACCACTCGGTGCCGGCAACCGACTAA
- a CDS encoding VOC family protein: MALKRMDNVGIVVDDLDETIDFFRELGLELEGRATIEGEWAGRVTGLGDQRVEIAMMRMPDGHGRIELSRFLTPPVVADHRNAPVNALGYLRVMFAVDDIDETLERLRNRGAQLVGEVVQYKDVYRLCYIRGPGGLLIGLAKELG; this comes from the coding sequence ATGGCGCTCAAACGAATGGACAACGTAGGAATCGTCGTCGATGACCTCGATGAGACGATTGATTTCTTTCGCGAACTCGGCCTTGAGCTCGAAGGGCGGGCCACGATCGAAGGCGAATGGGCCGGACGTGTCACCGGACTGGGCGATCAGCGCGTCGAGATTGCCATGATGCGCATGCCGGACGGCCACGGCCGGATCGAGCTGTCCCGCTTCCTCACGCCGCCTGTCGTCGCGGATCATCGCAACGCCCCGGTCAACGCTCTTGGCTACCTCCGCGTCATGTTCGCCGTGGACGACATCGACGAGACGCTTGAAAGGCTCCGCAATCGCGGCGCGCAGCTCGTAGGCGAAGTCGTCCAGTATAAGGACGTGTATCGGCTCTGCTACATCCGCGGGCCCGGAGGGCTTCTCATCGGACTCGCCAAGGAACTCGGCTAG
- a CDS encoding type II toxin-antitoxin system HicB family antitoxin, protein MPLVTKTLDPNNSRLTLNRNSQLKVCWTMSRYIALVDAADGFVGVSFPDAPGCVAQSKDRDEAIKDAVAALAEWVDEEVAEGRQIPAPRSIEVLVNDAEVREALAGGAILAQVPLIRDAGRPARANISLDAGLLADVDETAHRLGVTRSAFVAAALRDKIRETV, encoded by the coding sequence ATGCCCCTCGTCACAAAAACTCTGGATCCGAACAACTCACGCTTAACGCTTAACAGAAATTCCCAGCTCAAGGTTTGTTGGACTATGTCTCGCTATATCGCTCTCGTGGACGCCGCCGACGGCTTTGTCGGTGTATCCTTCCCTGATGCCCCCGGCTGCGTTGCTCAGTCAAAAGATCGGGACGAGGCCATTAAGGATGCAGTGGCCGCACTCGCCGAATGGGTGGACGAGGAAGTCGCAGAAGGTCGTCAAATTCCTGCTCCCCGCAGTATTGAGGTACTTGTAAACGATGCCGAAGTTAGGGAGGCCCTCGCTGGTGGCGCCATTTTGGCCCAGGTACCTTTGATACGCGATGCCGGCAGGCCGGCGCGGGCCAATATTTCATTGGACGCCGGCCTGCTTGCCGATGTGGATGAAACAGCCCATCGTTTGGGCGTTACTCGATCGGCTTTCGTCGCGGCTGCCTTACGGGATAAAATCCGGGAAACCGTCTAA
- a CDS encoding type II toxin-antitoxin system HicA family toxin produces MCIYLHIDWDGEVPENNTAKVKARLEREGWVKVGGSKHDKYKKDGMPTIMVPRHRTLTPLVARSIAKAAGWE; encoded by the coding sequence ATGTGCATATATTTGCACATAGATTGGGATGGCGAAGTGCCTGAGAATAACACAGCTAAGGTCAAGGCCCGCCTCGAAAGAGAGGGTTGGGTTAAGGTCGGCGGGTCAAAACACGACAAATACAAAAAAGACGGGATGCCGACGATCATGGTGCCCCGTCACCGGACCCTGACCCCACTGGTGGCTCGGTCGATCGCCAAGGCGGCGGGCTGGGAGTAG
- a CDS encoding YodC family protein — protein sequence MPYSLKTGDVVRLKSGGPEMTVSDGAASGTYLCHWFNREGDVWTPQHAGFKPDQLVVIDQPK from the coding sequence ATGCCCTATAGTCTCAAGACCGGAGACGTCGTCAGGCTGAAATCCGGTGGCCCGGAGATGACCGTGAGCGACGGCGCCGCCTCGGGCACTTATCTGTGCCACTGGTTCAACCGCGAGGGCGACGTCTGGACGCCGCAGCATGCCGGCTTCAAGCCAGACCAGCTGGTGGTGATCGACCAGCCGAAATAG
- a CDS encoding EF-hand domain-containing protein — protein sequence MICRSIFAAALGLLTAGAALAQITVPTPAPAPAPAAPSAPAADKHGLTLATFEMRREKAFTAADTDGDGKISLAEWTAFQTKRKGKGDPEKSFARMDANKDGFIDKSELDAVLAKRFARLDKNSDGMLSASERPGHKTAPDQEQ from the coding sequence ATGATTTGCCGTTCGATATTTGCCGCCGCCCTTGGTTTGCTGACCGCCGGCGCGGCACTGGCCCAGATAACGGTGCCGACTCCTGCCCCAGCGCCGGCTCCAGCGGCGCCGAGCGCGCCCGCGGCCGACAAGCATGGCCTCACGCTGGCGACGTTCGAGATGCGTCGGGAAAAGGCATTCACGGCCGCAGATACCGACGGCGACGGCAAAATCAGCCTTGCCGAATGGACGGCGTTCCAGACCAAGCGCAAGGGCAAGGGCGATCCCGAGAAATCCTTCGCGCGGATGGACGCCAACAAGGACGGCTTCATCGACAAGTCCGAGCTCGACGCCGTGCTCGCCAAGCGCTTTGCCAGGCTGGACAAGAACAGCGACGGCATGCTCAGCGCCAGCGAGCGGCCGGGCCACAAAACCGCTCCCGATCAGGAGCAATGA
- a CDS encoding RNA polymerase sigma factor: MGADPDEDLVRRVGAGDAAAVQAMVARKLPRILALATRMLGDAAEAEDVAQETFVRIWRHASGWRRGRARFDTWVHRVALNLCYDRLRRRREWTTDELPEVADEAALPDAFPGDDERRVGQALQRIAPRQREAIVLVYYQDMSNIEAASTMQVSVDALESLLARGRRSLQAMLAGGDGDD, encoded by the coding sequence ATGGGCGCCGATCCGGACGAGGATCTGGTTCGCCGCGTTGGCGCCGGCGACGCGGCGGCCGTGCAGGCCATGGTGGCGCGCAAGCTGCCGCGCATCCTGGCGCTGGCCACCCGCATGCTGGGCGACGCGGCCGAGGCGGAGGACGTCGCCCAGGAGACCTTCGTGCGCATCTGGCGCCATGCTTCCGGCTGGCGCCGGGGGCGCGCGCGGTTCGACACCTGGGTTCATCGGGTGGCGCTCAACCTTTGCTACGACCGGCTGCGGCGCCGGCGCGAATGGACGACGGACGAATTGCCGGAGGTGGCCGATGAAGCAGCGCTTCCCGACGCATTCCCCGGCGATGACGAGCGGCGTGTCGGCCAAGCGCTGCAGCGCATCGCGCCGCGCCAGCGCGAGGCGATCGTGCTGGTGTATTATCAGGACATGTCCAACATCGAGGCGGCCAGCACCATGCAGGTCAGCGTCGATGCGCTGGAAAGCCTGCTCGCGCGGGGGCGCCGCTCTCTGCAGGCAATGCTCGCCGGAGGCGATGGCGATGACTGA
- a CDS encoding periplasmic heavy metal sensor, translating to MNPRLVAASLVLNVFLIGVVAGGTGWLLGRSGPGYSLESAGSRLPAGDRKAFRQALREVRRESRDVIVDGQQARREAANLLQQPTLDAAALAAALERARNADATVRTRLEQRIVAFAAAGSPEDRHLLADALLRHVGRQRTPPVKNSP from the coding sequence ATGAACCCCCGTCTTGTCGCGGCATCGCTGGTGCTCAACGTCTTCCTGATCGGCGTCGTGGCCGGCGGCACCGGCTGGCTGCTCGGCCGGTCCGGTCCGGGCTATTCGCTGGAATCGGCAGGCAGCCGGCTCCCGGCCGGCGACCGCAAGGCGTTCCGGCAGGCTCTCAGGGAAGTCCGTCGGGAGTCCCGCGATGTCATCGTCGACGGTCAGCAGGCGCGGCGCGAGGCAGCCAACCTTCTGCAACAGCCGACGCTCGACGCGGCTGCCCTGGCGGCCGCGCTGGAGCGGGCGCGCAACGCCGATGCCACTGTCCGCACCAGGCTGGAGCAGCGCATCGTCGCATTCGCCGCAGCGGGCTCGCCGGAAGACCGCCACCTGCTTGCCGATGCCTTGCTGCGGCATGTCGGCAGGCAGCGGACGCCGCCAGTAAAAAATTCGCCCTGA
- a CDS encoding GCG_CRPN prefix-to-repeats domain-containing protein, with amino-acid sequence MNGLAKYFGAAALAVGGTVAASAASAMPIAPVAAAPALVEHVAWGCGPGWHPNYWGRCVPNRRVVYPGWHGPAVYIGPVWHPYHRWHHWRRW; translated from the coding sequence ATGAACGGTCTGGCGAAATATTTCGGTGCTGCCGCCCTCGCCGTCGGCGGGACGGTTGCGGCAAGCGCTGCTTCGGCGATGCCGATAGCGCCGGTCGCGGCGGCTCCGGCGCTGGTGGAACATGTCGCCTGGGGCTGCGGCCCGGGCTGGCATCCCAACTACTGGGGCCGCTGCGTGCCCAACCGCCGCGTCGTCTACCCTGGCTGGCACGGTCCGGCCGTCTATATCGGCCCGGTCTGGCATCCCTACCACCGCTGGCATCACTGGCGCCGCTGGTAA